GCGGCATCAGCACCAGGAACCCCATTCCCTGGATGGTCTGGGCGTTCTTCATCGTCACGCCCATGGTGAGGAAGATCCACATGATCGAGGAGCCGAAGACCAGCGACAGTCCGACTGCCGCCAGGAGACCCGGTACGTCGTTCACGGACAGACCGAGCAGGAAGCCGACCGTCAACAGGATCGCCGTGGCGACCAGCATCCGGCCGATCTCGACGACGATCTTGGCGATCAGCACGGAGGAGCGGGCGATCGGCAGGGACCGGAAGCGGTCCATCACACCGCTTCGGAAGTCCTGGCTGAAGCCGGTGCCGACGCCCATCGCGATGTTCATGCCCATCATCGCCATCAGCCCGGGGACGACGTAGTCGACGTAGGCGTCGTGGTTGCCCTTGCCGGCGATCGCGCCGCCGAAGACGAACACGAACAGCAGGGTGAGCACGATCGGCATCAGCACCGCGTCCATCATGGACTCCGGGTCCTGCCGGATCCACAGCAGATTGCGGCGGACCAGCGCACCGATGTGCCGGAGACTGCCGCGCGGACCGATCCGCCCGTCGTCGGCGGCGGCTGCGGGAACGGTTGCCGTGGCGGCGCTCATGCCGCGACCTCCTGGGGGAGCGCGTCGGTGACGGAGGCGGTCCGCCGGCCGGTGATGGCCAGGAAGACCTCGTCCAGGCTGGGCAGTTCGGTCCCGATGTCGGAGAGGGCGAAACCCCGGGAGCCCAGCAGGCCCACGACGGCGGTCAGTTGCTCGTCGCTGAGGATCGGGATGTGGAGCACGCCCTCGTCCGGGACGGCCTGGACGCCGGCGACACCGTCGAGGCCCGCCTCGCGCACCGCCGACGCCATCGCGGCCAGCTGCGCCGCGTCGGCCGGCCGGATCCGCAGGGT
The genomic region above belongs to Streptomyces marianii and contains:
- a CDS encoding ABC transporter permease encodes the protein MSAATATVPAAAADDGRIGPRGSLRHIGALVRRNLLWIRQDPESMMDAVLMPIVLTLLFVFVFGGAIAGKGNHDAYVDYVVPGLMAMMGMNIAMGVGTGFSQDFRSGVMDRFRSLPIARSSVLIAKIVVEIGRMLVATAILLTVGFLLGLSVNDVPGLLAAVGLSLVFGSSIMWIFLTMGVTMKNAQTIQGMGFLVLMPLQFGSSIFAPTDSMPGWLRAFTDHNPLSSLADAARGLMNGGPVAHDVWVTLIWSAVITAVMAPVAIRKFRTKS